Proteins encoded within one genomic window of Elephas maximus indicus isolate mEleMax1 chromosome 21, mEleMax1 primary haplotype, whole genome shotgun sequence:
- the LOC126064622 gene encoding tripartite motif-containing protein 75-like, giving the protein MEVTAALAGIQAEANCPICLDYFRDPVTIKCGHNFCRSCIEQSWEGQQDRFPCPVCRHPCLQWHLRSNTQLGNIVEIVKLLHITRSKRKREEETRLCEKHNQVLTHFCEEDLEVLCPLCTQLPDHQDHLVRSIEEAASHHRKRLTSYMEPLKKQVADFQKLVTSQEREPSELRKKVEKQRKKLFSEFEHLYKILDREREEALSRLAREEKHIQQKLNANITAFSEYISTLNNLLKEVAEKSVMSEVKLLTDIQSIQDQCENLNPPVLYSFQLTKEGCSLPLQFSALQKIIQKFKEDVTLDPETAHSNLIVSEDKKSVTFVKKTQRLPPNPKRFKFDPVVLGSEEFSSGRHYWEVEVGEKPEWSVGLCKDSLSRKAKRPPAGQERCWAIQLCNGNCVAQGTFPVTLVITEKPRGIGIYLDYELGEISLYSLNDRSHIHSFTDRFSEILKTYFCIGRDSQPLTICAVRDYE; this is encoded by the coding sequence ATGGAGGTCACAGCAGCCCTAGCAGGAATTCAGGCAGAAGCTAACTGCCCCATCTGTCTGGATTACTTTAGAGACCCCGTTACCATCAAATGTGGGCACAACTTCTGTCGCTCCTGCATCGAGCAGTCCTGGGAGGGTCAACAGGACAGGTTCCCTTGCCCTGTGTGCCGTCACCCATGCCTACAGTGGCACCTCAGGAGCAACACCCAGCTGGGAAATATAGTTGAAATTGTCAAGCTACTCCACATCACCAGGAGcaagaggaagagggaggaagagacacgCTTGTGTGAGAAGCACAATCAGGTACTGACCCATTTCTGTGAGGAAGACCTGGAGGTGTTGTGTCCCCTGTGCACTCAGCTCCCAGACCACCAGGATCACCTCGTGAGGTCCATAGAGGAGGCTGCCTCTCATCACAGGAAAAGGCTCACGAGTTACATGGAGCCCCTGAAGAAGCAAGTGGCAGACTTTCAAAAACTAGTAACTTCCCAAGAGAGAGAACCATCAGAGCTGAGAAAGAAGGTGGAAAAGCAGAGGAAAAAATTATTCTCTGAATTTGAGCACCTGTACAAGATTTTAGACCGTGAGCGTGAAGAAGCCCTTTCCAGGTTAGCTCGTGAAGAGAAGCACATTCAACAGAAACTAAATGCAAACATAACAGCATTTTCAGAGTACATTTCCACACTCAACAATCTACTAAAGGAGGTGGCAGAGAAGAGTGTGATGTCAGAAGTGAAACTGCTGACAGATATTCAGAGCATCCAGGATCAGTGTGAAAACCTCAACCCCCCAGTCCTCTATTCCTTCCAGCTAACGAAGGAAGGATGCAGCCTTCCTCTACAGTTTTCGGCTCTGCAGAAAATCATACAGAAATTTAAGGAAGATGTAACCTTGGATCCTGAAACAGCACATTCAAATCTGATTGTCTCTGAGGATAAAAAGTCTGTCACATTTGTGAAGAAAACACAAAGACTTCCTCCTAATCCAAAGAGATTCAAGTTTGACCCAGTTGTCCTGGGTTCTGAAGAGTTCAGTTCTGGTAGACATTACTGGGAGGTTGAAGTGGGTGAAAAGCCTGAATGGTCTGTGGGGCTTTGTAAAGACTCCCTTTCCAGGAAGGCAAAGAGGCCCCCGGCAGGGCAGGAGAGATGCTGGGCAATTCAGCTGTGCAATGGTAACTGTGTTGCACAAGGCACTTTTCCAGTCACTCTGGTGATAACAGAAAAACCCAGAGGGATTGGCATTTATCTGGACTATGAACTGGGTGAGATTTCGCTTTACAGTTTGAATGACAGATCTCATATCCATTCTTTCACTGATAGATTTTCTGAAATCCTGAAGACTTATTTCTGTATTGGACGTGATTCTCAACCTCTCACAATCTGTGCAGTCAGAGATTATGAATGA